The following are from one region of the Flavobacteriaceae bacterium UJ101 genome:
- the dapF gene encoding diaminopimelate epimerase (Catalyzes the stereoinversion of LL-2,6- diaminoheptanedioate (L,L-DAP) to meso-diaminoheptanedioate (meso- DAP), a precursor of L-lysine and an essential component of the bacterial peptidoglycan; Belongs to the diaminopimelate epimerase family.; KEGG: ran:Riean_0433 diaminopimelate epimerase), with protein MKFSIYKYQGTGNDFVIIDDRKKNFPVDKKLIENLCNRRFGIGADGLMLLQDDEKSDFHMYYFNSDGNESTMCGNGGRSLVRFAHDLNVISNKTSFNAIDGLHDATIFPDKIALGMTQVEKIEEFEDHYFLNTGSPHHVEFVKNVETFDVFNKGKQIRNGAPYFKEGTNVNFIEKIAEDTLFVRTYERGVEDETYSCGTGVTAAAIAAYRKGITNNHVHIKTLGGNLEVSFNEKDTGIIADIQLIGPAKFVFKGEIDTDDFNF; from the coding sequence GTGAAATTTTCTATTTATAAATATCAAGGAACAGGGAATGATTTTGTGATCATAGATGATCGAAAGAAAAATTTTCCCGTTGATAAAAAGTTAATTGAAAACCTTTGCAATAGACGTTTTGGAATAGGAGCAGATGGTTTGATGCTCTTACAAGATGATGAAAAATCAGATTTTCATATGTACTATTTTAATTCAGATGGAAATGAAAGTACGATGTGTGGAAATGGGGGTAGGAGTTTAGTACGTTTTGCTCATGATTTGAACGTAATTTCAAATAAAACTTCTTTTAATGCGATTGATGGATTGCATGACGCAACCATTTTTCCTGACAAAATTGCATTAGGAATGACACAAGTTGAAAAAATAGAAGAATTTGAGGATCATTATTTTCTTAATACTGGATCTCCTCATCATGTAGAGTTTGTCAAAAATGTAGAAACATTTGATGTTTTTAACAAAGGTAAACAGATTCGTAATGGGGCTCCTTATTTTAAAGAAGGGACTAATGTTAATTTTATTGAGAAAATAGCCGAGGACACTTTATTTGTCAGAACCTATGAGCGAGGAGTAGAGGATGAAACTTATTCTTGTGGAACTGGAGTTACCGCAGCCGCCATTGCTGCATACAGAAAGGGAATTACAAATAATCATGTCCATATAAAAACTTTAGGAGGGAATTTAGAAGTGTCTTTTAATGAAAAAGATACAGGAATCATAGCTGATATACAATTGATAGGACCTGCAAAATTTGTATTCAAAGGAGAAATAGATACGGATGACTTTAATTTCTAA
- a CDS encoding diamine N-acetyltransferase (Contains 1 N-acetyltransferase domain.; KEGG: fin:KQS_03585 diamine N-acetyltransferase), which translates to MTLISKNIELRALEPEDISILYEWENQTNYWLDSQTLHPYSKHLLNQYLENVSRDIFEMKQLRFVIVLKEKNEAIGFVDLFDLDVKNSRAAIGILIGESQNKNKGYASEAIQLIVDYAFKILNLNQLYADVIESNTISKRLFEKNGFIKTMVKKNWVQLNRQFLDVSLYQLFNNDEM; encoded by the coding sequence ATGACTTTAATTTCTAAAAATATTGAACTACGAGCTTTAGAGCCTGAAGATATTTCGATTCTGTACGAATGGGAAAATCAAACAAATTATTGGTTAGATTCTCAAACATTACATCCTTATTCTAAACATTTGTTAAATCAGTATTTAGAAAATGTATCACGTGATATTTTTGAAATGAAACAATTACGATTTGTTATTGTTTTAAAAGAAAAAAATGAAGCGATTGGTTTTGTAGATCTATTTGATTTAGACGTAAAAAACAGTCGAGCTGCGATTGGAATTTTAATAGGAGAGAGTCAAAATAAAAATAAAGGATATGCCTCAGAAGCTATTCAATTAATTGTTGATTATGCCTTTAAAATACTTAATTTAAATCAATTGTATGCTGATGTTATTGAGAGTAATACGATTTCAAAACGTTTATTTGAAAAAAATGGATTTATCAAAACAATGGTTAAAAAGAATTGGGTACAGTTAAACCGTCAATTTTTAGATGTGAGTTTATACCAACTATTTAATAATGATGAAATGTAG
- a CDS encoding UPF0755 protein YceG (Belongs to the UPF0755 family.) translates to MKKVIGIGILVILIVGGVFGYQYAKKIFLERTQKEGFIYISSKASFNDVKDQIAPFVENIEDFEWVAKQKNYPNVIKGGKYKIEKGWNNNDLVNHLRSGKQEEVKVQFNNVETINELAGKVAKQIETDSTAILDYISQANFLKSNDLTKENVKQLFLPNTYNFYWNTSAKQFVDRMAKEYQKFWTSERKAKADQIGMTPLQITSLAAIVEKETAKRDERPKVAGLYLNRLRDNWKLQSDPTVIYAVKQRVGFDTIIKRVLFKHLREPSPYNTYLNYGVPPAPINIPEPSSIDAVLNASKHDYMYMCASVENWGYHEFANSLAAHEVNRKKYIKWLNENQK, encoded by the coding sequence ATGAAAAAAGTAATAGGAATAGGAATTTTAGTAATATTGATTGTAGGAGGTGTTTTTGGATATCAATATGCTAAAAAAATATTTTTAGAAAGAACACAAAAAGAAGGCTTTATTTATATTTCATCAAAGGCTTCTTTTAATGATGTAAAAGACCAAATTGCTCCTTTTGTTGAAAATATAGAAGATTTTGAATGGGTCGCAAAACAGAAAAATTATCCGAATGTTATAAAAGGAGGAAAATATAAAATAGAAAAAGGATGGAATAATAATGATTTAGTGAATCATTTACGTTCGGGAAAGCAAGAAGAAGTTAAGGTGCAATTTAATAATGTTGAAACCATTAATGAATTAGCAGGAAAAGTGGCTAAACAGATTGAAACAGATTCAACAGCTATCTTAGATTATATTTCTCAAGCTAATTTTTTGAAAAGTAATGATTTAACAAAGGAAAATGTAAAACAACTATTCTTACCTAATACTTATAATTTTTATTGGAATACTTCTGCTAAACAATTTGTAGATCGTATGGCAAAAGAATATCAAAAATTCTGGACTTCTGAGCGAAAAGCAAAAGCAGATCAAATAGGAATGACTCCTTTACAAATAACATCATTAGCAGCCATTGTAGAAAAAGAAACAGCCAAAAGAGATGAACGTCCAAAGGTGGCAGGGTTGTATTTAAATCGTTTACGAGATAACTGGAAATTACAATCCGATCCAACTGTAATTTATGCTGTTAAACAACGTGTTGGATTTGATACCATAATAAAACGTGTTCTTTTCAAACATTTACGAGAACCATCACCTTATAACACTTACTTAAATTATGGCGTACCTCCAGCTCCCATTAATATTCCTGAACCTAGTTCAATTGATGCTGTTTTAAATGCATCGAAACACGATTATATGTACATGTGTGCGAGTGTTGAAAACTGGGGCTATCATGAGTTTGCTAATTCACTTGCTGCTCATGAAGTAAATCGCAAAAAGTATATTAAATGGTTGAATGAAAACCAGAAATAA